The genome window CATGTGAATACAATCGCGTAGAGGACGAAGACGGCGACGATCATGCGCGCATCGAGAAAGGGCGCGAGCATGGTTGCCAGAAAGGCGCCCGTGATAAGGGCGGGCGCCAGGAGGACGGCGCATCTGAGACAGACGGCGCCCTTTGCCGCATGGGCCTGGGCGCTTGCAAGCGCGGTTGGAATGACGAGCGCCAGCGAAGTGGCGGTGGCGATTCTCGGCACGTCCGGCCCGAAGATGCCCAACAATGGCAGCCCGTAGATGAGGCTTGGCACCACGACGAGGCCGCCGCCGATGCCCAGCAGTCCCGCGGAGAGACCTGAGATGCAGCCGACGGCAGCGAGCAGGAGCCAGTCAACCGGCGTCATCGGGCCTCGCTGATAGGCGTTAGGGCCAAGGTTTCATGATCGAAGATTGGCGCGGCGGGAGCGGGCTGTGGCTCGCAAAGCGAACCCAGCACAAGGTCGAGAGCGCTTTCTCGAGTCTCTGCCAAAAGGCTGCCAAGGCCCTCAGAGCGAAGGCCGGCCGTGCACAGAAGTGCCATGGCGAAGAGCGCGAGCGAGCGGCTCGCCGGGGCCGACGGCAAGAAGGGTCTGAGCCGCAGCGCAAGCGGCGCGATGAGGACGGCACTCATGCCGATTGCGGCCAGAGCAGGCAGAAAGATGACGCCTGCGCAGGCCGGCCCGCAGGTCAGGGGCGCCGGGACCAAGAGAGCGCCGACCGAGGCGGTGAACGCAAAGGGCAAGGTCAAGGCGCTTGCGGTGGCGGCCGCTTTAGAAGGAAGGGCCTTGGCGAGAGAGCGCGCCAAAACCAAGCCCGCGCTTACACCGGTAAGGGCGGCGAAGGCTCCGCCCGCAACCGTTTTCAGAGTCAGGGCAATGAGCGAAGGATTGCGCGGCTGACCATCGGCTCCGCCGCCGCCCGCATGCCTCGAGAGTCGAAGGGCCAGAAGGATGGGTCCTGAACTGAGAAGAAGCGCAACGATCCGGCCGTCCAAATTATCCGCGACCATCGCGGCGATCACCGCGCCAACGGCCGCGCCTGGCGCAAGAAGGAGGATGAGGTCCCAATCGGTCGCCTTCCAGGAGTTCTTGCCCTCCGCTTGGCCAATCGTCACCGGGATCAAGATCGCAAGGGCGGTCGCCGCGGAGAGCCGGGGCGCCGCCTCGGCGGTCACGCCGCAAAGGGGAAGCACAATGAGAAGGGCCGGAGCGAGGGCAAGGCCTCCGGCTTGGCCGAACAGCCCGAAGCAAAGGCCGATAGCGCCGCCCGTCAGGATCAGAAGTCCCCAGGCGGATGGATCAAGGGCAACGTCCATGGCCATCTCCCTTCGTGGGTTCGGATGGCCTCATCGCTGCACCCCGTCGCGATAGGGATACCCCCCGAAAAACGCCGTCGCCTTGTCGCCTGGGATCCAGGGCCGAAGGATCAGATCCTTCGTCACCTGCACCACGAAGCGGTAGCCGGGCCTTACCTCGAGCGTCGGCTGGATTTGCAGATTGCGCCTTGCCATTTCCATGCCGAGTTGGCCCATCTGCTGGCCAGTGGACGCCGCGATGGTCTGCGTCGCGTTGAGCCCGCCGCTCGTCTGGTTGTTGCCATTGCCCTGGCTGACCTGAATGCCAGCGGAGAAGGCCGAGAGCAGAATGGCGTTGCTCCAGATCTTCCAGACATGGTTGTTGACCTGATCTTTGAAGCCCGCATAGCCGCCTTCGTCGGCGCCGGGCATCCGGCCAAGATCGAGCGAGGACGCATCGGGATAGATGATCCGCGTCCAGGCCACGAGCACCCGCTCCTGGCCGGTGGTAATGCCGGAATCGTAGGTGCCGACGAGCTTTGATCCTTGCGGGATGACAATGAAGCGCCCGGTGGCGGTGTCGTAGACGTTCTCTGAAACCTGGGCCAGAAGCTGGCCCGGTAGATCGGAATTCACCCCGCCGATCATCACAGCCGGGATCACCGTGCCGGCGCGCACCTCGTAGGGCGAGCGCGGCGCTTCGCGGCGGGCCTTGAGCGTGTTCTGGTCGGCTGTTTTCGGGTCCTGGTCTGCGAGGAAGGCGCGCTTGTCGCGCTGCCGGTTGAGATCGTGCTCGGCATCGCCGCCGAGCTGCGCAAGTCGGTCCGCCGCCAATCTCGCAAACTGTTCCGAGGCCGAAAGCGGCGCGGGCACTGCCTCGCTTGCCGGCGAAGCGGTTCGTCTTGGAAGATTGGCCTGGATTTCGGAACCGGCTCCAAGTGCTGTCAGCGCGAGCTTTTCTCGGGCCTCGCGCAAGTGCTCGAGGCGCTTGTAATAGCTCTCCCAGGCAAGACGATTGGGATCGGGCGCGTCTGGAACAGGCGGCGCCGGTTGGGGCGCAACCGGTTGCGGCAGCACCGGGATGGTCTCGGGCGCTTTGGGCGGAATGTAGCCCGCGTCGGGAGCGTTCGCGAGAATGCCGATCGGTGTTTGCGTCCGCCCACCCCTGCCGGGGTCTTGTTTCGAGGCCTGCAGGCGCAAATGATAGGTGTAGGCGATGGTTGCCATGATGAGCGCCAGGATCGCCATGGCGATCATGAGCGGAACGCGGTTCAGGCGCCGAACGCCTGCGCCGCGTGACGGCGACCCGCCCAACAGATCGGGAGAAGAAGGGGTCTCGTTCACCGTCTGACCTCTCGAAGCGTGAAGCTGCTGCTGAAAATTGCGGCCCTGCGGGCGAGTTCGCCCGGTTCGAAGCGCGCGGCCGAGGGGCTTTGCATGATCAATCCCTCCTCGTCCGGGTGATGGTGACACTGCTCGCGCTGTTGCCCACACCCGAGGTGAGCCGCGCCAGGGTCAGGACCTTGTCGACTTCGAAGCGGTGCTCGACGAAGCGATAGTTCACAAGCCGCGTCGTCGGCCCGTTGAAGAGGCTGTCGAGGCCAAGGATGCTCGCGTCCTCGGCGATCTCGACAAGGGCGGGAAGCTCGCTCGAGCCCACCTCGGGCGGAAACAGAATGTAGGTCTTGACCCCGTCGGTATAGACGCGCGTCGGCTTCCAGGGCGCGTCGCCCGAAACCGCGAACTCAAAATCGAGTTTGCCGGGCGCGGGCAGCACGGCCGCCGCACGCATTTCGCGAGTCTGCTCGACCTTGGTGCGGTACGCCTTCCATTGGCTGCTGGCGTCATCGGGATAGTCGAAGGAAACGCGCGGCATCCAGTCTTGCGAGCGGCTCACAAGCTTGATGATGTAGGTGCGCCGATTGGTGGTGATGACGAGATTGGTGATGAGCCCCACATCGGTCGGCTTGATGATCACATGGGTGATGATGGCCTCGCCCGCCCCTTGCGTCGCCGGCGTGATCTTCCAGCGCACGCTGTCGCCAACATTCAGATCATTGACGCTTTCGCCTTCCTGCAGAGCAAGATCGCAGACGTAGAACGGCGCGCACACGATGGTGGGAAGCGTCGAGCCGAACACGAACACGGTTGCACCCTCGTCGCCGCGCGCCGGCCCCGCACGGTTGCCGGCCCACTCCTTGCCGTAGGCCAAGCCCTTTTGCTCCTTCGGCGCCAGAGGCGGCTGCGGCCCGGACAAGAGCGGCACGCGCGGCGGTGGTCCGTCAGGAATGGTCTGCGGCGCTTGCGCCAGCGCCGCGCCAGAAAGCAAGACTGATAGTACAAAAACAATCACCGTGCGCATGAAGTTTCCCCTCGCGTCAAAGCCGTTGCGACCAGCTGTAGCTGTTGATGTAAATGCCAAGCGGGTTGAGGCGGATGGTGGCCTCGTCCGATGGCGGGTTCAGCGTGATGGCGATCGTGGCCTGCCAATGCTGGGTTTGAGGCTTCGAGCCGTCGCGGGTTCGGGTTTCTTCGCGCCACTCGATGCGCCAGCTATCGGCGGACAGCGGCAAAACGCTTTCGACCTCCACCATGACGGTTTCGGTCTTGGCGCGCTCGAAAGGATCGCGGGCGCGCATGTGGTCGTTCAGCCGCGCATAGGCGTCGCCCCGCTCGTTGATCATGGCATAGGCTTCTTTCAGAAGCGCGCGCTCGGCGCCCGCGTCGGTGTAGACGCTTCGGATGTTGGCGATGAAGCGCGCGAGGCTCGCGACGATGAGCTGGTGGTCCGGCTTGACGAGCCGGTCGGCGCGATCGACAGCGGCGGCGGAGCCAAGCTTGTCGACGCGCACGACATAGGGAACGATCTGGCTTTGGCTTGCCACATAAACGAGGCCTGCGCCCGTGATCAGCGCCATGACGAGGGCCAGAATGGCGGCCAGCCGCCAGTTTCGGGCTTGCGCGATGTAATCGCCATAGCGCTCGTTCCATTCGCGGCGCGCGTTGAGATAGGGATTGCTCCCTTCCCCACGGGAAGAACCAAGCTTCCCGTCCTGATGGCTGCTCATGATCCCTCTCGATGGCTCATAGACAATCTTGATAACCGCGCATTTCTGCTCCTGGATCGCGGCTTAAGGCTTTTTCGGCGGCTTGGCGGTTTGACTTTGCTGCGCGGCTTGGCTTGGCTGTGCCGGTTGGCCTCCGCCCGTGACCGACCCCTGCGGCTGGGCGGGCTCGCTCGC of Rhodomicrobium vannielii ATCC 17100 contains these proteins:
- a CDS encoding sulfite exporter TauE/SafE family protein produces the protein MDVALDPSAWGLLILTGGAIGLCFGLFGQAGGLALAPALLIVLPLCGVTAEAAPRLSAATALAILIPVTIGQAEGKNSWKATDWDLILLLAPGAAVGAVIAAMVADNLDGRIVALLLSSGPILLALRLSRHAGGGGADGQPRNPSLIALTLKTVAGGAFAALTGVSAGLVLARSLAKALPSKAAATASALTLPFAFTASVGALLVPAPLTCGPACAGVIFLPALAAIGMSAVLIAPLALRLRPFLPSAPASRSLALFAMALLCTAGLRSEGLGSLLAETRESALDLVLGSLCEPQPAPAAPIFDHETLALTPISEAR
- a CDS encoding TrbI/VirB10 family protein — encoded protein: MNETPSSPDLLGGSPSRGAGVRRLNRVPLMIAMAILALIMATIAYTYHLRLQASKQDPGRGGRTQTPIGILANAPDAGYIPPKAPETIPVLPQPVAPQPAPPVPDAPDPNRLAWESYYKRLEHLREAREKLALTALGAGSEIQANLPRRTASPASEAVPAPLSASEQFARLAADRLAQLGGDAEHDLNRQRDKRAFLADQDPKTADQNTLKARREAPRSPYEVRAGTVIPAVMIGGVNSDLPGQLLAQVSENVYDTATGRFIVIPQGSKLVGTYDSGITTGQERVLVAWTRIIYPDASSLDLGRMPGADEGGYAGFKDQVNNHVWKIWSNAILLSAFSAGIQVSQGNGNNQTSGGLNATQTIAASTGQQMGQLGMEMARRNLQIQPTLEVRPGYRFVVQVTKDLILRPWIPGDKATAFFGGYPYRDGVQR
- the trbF gene encoding conjugal transfer protein TrbF gives rise to the protein MSSHQDGKLGSSRGEGSNPYLNARREWNERYGDYIAQARNWRLAAILALVMALITGAGLVYVASQSQIVPYVVRVDKLGSAAAVDRADRLVKPDHQLIVASLARFIANIRSVYTDAGAERALLKEAYAMINERGDAYARLNDHMRARDPFERAKTETVMVEVESVLPLSADSWRIEWREETRTRDGSKPQTQHWQATIAITLNPPSDEATIRLNPLGIYINSYSWSQRL
- the trbG gene encoding P-type conjugative transfer protein TrbG, with the translated sequence MRTVIVFVLSVLLSGAALAQAPQTIPDGPPPRVPLLSGPQPPLAPKEQKGLAYGKEWAGNRAGPARGDEGATVFVFGSTLPTIVCAPFYVCDLALQEGESVNDLNVGDSVRWKITPATQGAGEAIITHVIIKPTDVGLITNLVITTNRRTYIIKLVSRSQDWMPRVSFDYPDDASSQWKAYRTKVEQTREMRAAAVLPAPGKLDFEFAVSGDAPWKPTRVYTDGVKTYILFPPEVGSSELPALVEIAEDASILGLDSLFNGPTTRLVNYRFVEHRFEVDKVLTLARLTSGVGNSASSVTITRTRRD